From Solea senegalensis isolate Sse05_10M linkage group LG7, IFAPA_SoseM_1, whole genome shotgun sequence, a single genomic window includes:
- the ano5b gene encoding anoctamin-5b isoform X1, translated as MSQITGKAKDETYELQNTADLHTEDENNGNGVSSSSERGTLPGNTETDKLQSHKDTVFFRDGSRRIDFVLSYVDDKDGEKKQERRREFEANLEKAGLELETEDKSNSKDQKTYFLKIHAPWDVLVTYADVLKIKVPFKKSDIPHSQDAPLQWLSRPFRLPDDIMRPQTDYFTYPFDKRKTDFFLMRDKDSFFPPSTRNRIVLYILARCPYQAEGRKDSDKTGIKRLLSNGTYTAAFPLHDCQYWEEAQNPKCERERFSLYNHWARFLCFYKEQPLNLIRKYYGEKIGIYFAWLGFYTEMLFFAAVMGVICFTYGVLSYDDNISSKEICDAAIGGSIVMCPLCDKKCPFWKLNSTCLSSWQSHLFDNEGTVFFAIFMGIWVTLFLEFWKRRQARLEYEWDLVDFEEAQQQLQIRPEFEIRCTTKRLNKITQEMEPYLPITSKCARFCLSGATVVFWISLIVACIIGVIAYRLAVYAAFASIIKDPLKDIQVVGRFITPQLATSVTASCINFVIIMILNFFYERVAIWITDMEIPKTHLEYENRLTMKMFLFQFVNYYSSCFYVAFFKGKFVGYPGDYKYMFGKWSKLRNEECDPGGCLIELTTQLVIVMAGKQLWGNIQEALLPLIRNWWRSRKGRHHPENQYSRWEQDHVLQNFSQLGLFYEYLEMVIQFGFITLFVASFPLAPLLALANNILEIRVDSWKFTTQFRRPVASKARNIGAWQEILNAVAILSVVTNAFIMAFTSDMIPRMVYLYAYNQGSMTGYVNHSLSIYNISQIPARNMPEDNLNLFYNSTTTCRYRDYRYPPGHEREYTHTMQFWHILAAKMAFIIIMEHVVFVVKFFVAWLIPDIPSDVTARIKRERYLIQEDLHKYEVERLKIQLSASFVTEPPSSEASLLMENHEV; from the exons ATGAGCCAAATAACGGGAAAGGCGAAGGATGAAACTTACGAGCTGCAGAACACGGCGGATTTACACACTGAAG atgaaaacaaTGGAAATGGTGTCAGTTCTTCGTCTGAGAGAGGGACACTGCCTGGAAATACAGAA ACAGACAAGCTGCAATCGCACAAAGACACCGTCTTCTTCAGGGACGGCAGTCGAAGGATAGACTTCGTGTTGTCGTACGTGGACGACAaagatggagaaaagaaacaa gaaaggaggagggagtTCGAGGCCAACTTGGAGAAAGCGGGTCTGGAGCTGGAGACGGAGGACAAATCA AACTCCAAAGATCAGAAGACGTATTTCCTGAAGATCCACGCTCCGTGGGACGTACTGGTGACCTACGCCGACGTCTTAAAGATTAAAGTTCCCTTCAAGAAGAGCGACATCCCCCACAGTCAGGACGCCCCGCTGCAGTGGCTCTCGCGTCCTTTCCGTCTGCCAGATGACATAATGCGTCCCCAAACTGACTATTTCACGTATCCCTTCGACAAGCGCAAGACTGACTTCTTCCTCATGAGGGACAAAGATTCCTTCTTTCCACCGTCCACAAGGAACAGGATC GTGTTGTACATCCTGGCCCGCTGTCCGTACCAAGCAGAAGGACGGAAAGACAGCGACAAGACGGGAATCAAGCGACTACTCAGCAACGGGACCTACACGGCGGCCTTCCCTCTTCATGAT tgTCAGTACTGGGAAGAAGCACAAAACCCTAAATGTGAGCGCGAGCGCTTCAGCTTGTACAACCACTGGGCCAGATTCCTCTGCTTCTACAAAGAGCAGCCTCTGAACCTCATCAG GAAATACTACGGAGAGAAGATCGGGATCTACTTCGCCTGGCTGGGCTTCTACACGGAGATGCTGTTCTTCGCCGCCGTCATGGGCGTCATCTGTTTCACATACGGCGTGCTCAGTTATGACGACAACATATCCAG cAAAGAAATATGCGACGCTGCTATCGGAGGCAGCATCGTGATGTGTCCGCTCTGTGATAAAAAATGTCCTTTCTGGAAGCTCAACTCCACGTGTCTCTCGTCCTGG CAATCCCATCTGTTTGATAACGAGGGAACGGTGTTCTTTGCCATATTTATGGGGATTTGGG TGACTCTGTTTCTGGAGTTCTGGAAGCGGCGTCAGGCCCGGCTGGAGTACGAGTGGGACTTGGTGGATTTCGAAGAggcgcagcagcagcttcagatcCGGCCCGAGTTCGAGATCAGATGCACGACCAAGAGACTAAACAAGATCACTCAG GAAATGGAGCCCTATCTTCCCATCACCAGCAAGTGTGCTCGCTTCTGCCTTTCTGGAGCCACTGTTGTATTCTGG ATCTCTCTGATTGTGGCCTGTATCATCGGGGTCATTGCGTATAGACTGGCTGTATACGCTGCCTTTGCTAGTATCATCAAAGACCCCTTGAAGGACATCCAGGTGGTGGGCAGGTTTATCACTCCACAGCTGGCCACGTCTGTCACGGCTTCCTGTATCAACTTCGTCATCATCATGATCCTCAACTTCTTTTATGAGAGGGTGGCCATTTGGATCACTGATATGG AAATCCCAAAGACACACCTGGAGTATGAGAACAGGTTGACCATGAAGATGTTTCTCTTCCAGTTTGTCAACTACTATTCCTCGTGCTTCTACGTGGCCTTCTTTAAAGGAAAGTTTGTGGGTTACCCTGGCGACTACAAGTACATGTTTGGCAAGTGGAGCAAACTGAGAAATGAGGAG TGCGACCCTGGAGGCTGCCTGATCGAGCTGACCACACAGCTGGTGATCGTCATGGCAGGAAAACAGCTATGGGGAAACATCCAGGAAGCTCTGCTGCC GTTGATTCGCAACTGGTGGAGAAGCCGAAAGGGGCGGCACCATCCGGAAAACCAATACAGCCGCTGGGAGCAGGACCACGTCCTGCAGAACTTCAGCCAACTGGGCTTGTTCTACGAGTATCTGGAGATGG TCATCCAGTTTGGCTTCATCACGCTGTTCGTCGCCTCTTTCCCCTTGGCTCCCCTCCTGGCTCTGGCCAACAACATCCTGGAGATCAGGGTTGACTCCTGGAAGTTCACCACCCAGTTCAGACGACCGGTAGCCTCCAAGGCTCGGAACATCGGCGCGTGGCAGGAGATCCTTAACGCGGTGGCTATTTTGTCCGTTGTGACCAAT GCATTCATCATGGCCTTCACCTCAGACATGATTCCCCGCATGGTTTACCTGTACGCCTACAACCAGGGCTCCATGACGGGCTACGTCAACCACAGCCTGTCCATATACAACATCTCACAAATACCCGCGCGCAACATGCCGGAGGACAATTTGAACTTGTTCTACAACTCAACCACCACCTGCAG ATACCGTGACTACCGTTACCCTCCAGGACATGAGCGGGAGTACACTCACACCATGCAGTTCTGGCACATCCTGGCAGCCAAAATGGCCTTCATTATTATCATGGAA CACGTGGTCTTTGTGGTGAAGTTCTTTGTCGCGTGGCTGATCCCCGACATCCCGTCAGATGTGACGGCGCGGATCAAGCGAGAGCGCTACCTGATCCAAGAGGACCTACACAAATACGAGGTGGAGCGGCTCAAAATCCAGCTGAGCGCCAGCTTCGTTACGGAGCCGCCGTCGTCGGAGGCGTCCTTGTTGATGGAAAATCACGAGGTGTAG
- the ano5b gene encoding anoctamin-5b isoform X2: MKLTSCRTRRIYTLKRTLEGVWDENNGNGVSSSSERGTLPGNTETDKLQSHKDTVFFRDGSRRIDFVLSYVDDKDGEKKQERRREFEANLEKAGLELETEDKSNSKDQKTYFLKIHAPWDVLVTYADVLKIKVPFKKSDIPHSQDAPLQWLSRPFRLPDDIMRPQTDYFTYPFDKRKTDFFLMRDKDSFFPPSTRNRIVLYILARCPYQAEGRKDSDKTGIKRLLSNGTYTAAFPLHDCQYWEEAQNPKCERERFSLYNHWARFLCFYKEQPLNLIRKYYGEKIGIYFAWLGFYTEMLFFAAVMGVICFTYGVLSYDDNISSKEICDAAIGGSIVMCPLCDKKCPFWKLNSTCLSSWQSHLFDNEGTVFFAIFMGIWVTLFLEFWKRRQARLEYEWDLVDFEEAQQQLQIRPEFEIRCTTKRLNKITQEMEPYLPITSKCARFCLSGATVVFWISLIVACIIGVIAYRLAVYAAFASIIKDPLKDIQVVGRFITPQLATSVTASCINFVIIMILNFFYERVAIWITDMEIPKTHLEYENRLTMKMFLFQFVNYYSSCFYVAFFKGKFVGYPGDYKYMFGKWSKLRNEECDPGGCLIELTTQLVIVMAGKQLWGNIQEALLPLIRNWWRSRKGRHHPENQYSRWEQDHVLQNFSQLGLFYEYLEMVIQFGFITLFVASFPLAPLLALANNILEIRVDSWKFTTQFRRPVASKARNIGAWQEILNAVAILSVVTNAFIMAFTSDMIPRMVYLYAYNQGSMTGYVNHSLSIYNISQIPARNMPEDNLNLFYNSTTTCRYRDYRYPPGHEREYTHTMQFWHILAAKMAFIIIMEHVVFVVKFFVAWLIPDIPSDVTARIKRERYLIQEDLHKYEVERLKIQLSASFVTEPPSSEASLLMENHEV, encoded by the exons ATGAAACTTACGAGCTGCAGAACACGGCGGATTTACACACTGAAG CGTACATTGGAGGGAGTTTggg atgaaaacaaTGGAAATGGTGTCAGTTCTTCGTCTGAGAGAGGGACACTGCCTGGAAATACAGAA ACAGACAAGCTGCAATCGCACAAAGACACCGTCTTCTTCAGGGACGGCAGTCGAAGGATAGACTTCGTGTTGTCGTACGTGGACGACAaagatggagaaaagaaacaa gaaaggaggagggagtTCGAGGCCAACTTGGAGAAAGCGGGTCTGGAGCTGGAGACGGAGGACAAATCA AACTCCAAAGATCAGAAGACGTATTTCCTGAAGATCCACGCTCCGTGGGACGTACTGGTGACCTACGCCGACGTCTTAAAGATTAAAGTTCCCTTCAAGAAGAGCGACATCCCCCACAGTCAGGACGCCCCGCTGCAGTGGCTCTCGCGTCCTTTCCGTCTGCCAGATGACATAATGCGTCCCCAAACTGACTATTTCACGTATCCCTTCGACAAGCGCAAGACTGACTTCTTCCTCATGAGGGACAAAGATTCCTTCTTTCCACCGTCCACAAGGAACAGGATC GTGTTGTACATCCTGGCCCGCTGTCCGTACCAAGCAGAAGGACGGAAAGACAGCGACAAGACGGGAATCAAGCGACTACTCAGCAACGGGACCTACACGGCGGCCTTCCCTCTTCATGAT tgTCAGTACTGGGAAGAAGCACAAAACCCTAAATGTGAGCGCGAGCGCTTCAGCTTGTACAACCACTGGGCCAGATTCCTCTGCTTCTACAAAGAGCAGCCTCTGAACCTCATCAG GAAATACTACGGAGAGAAGATCGGGATCTACTTCGCCTGGCTGGGCTTCTACACGGAGATGCTGTTCTTCGCCGCCGTCATGGGCGTCATCTGTTTCACATACGGCGTGCTCAGTTATGACGACAACATATCCAG cAAAGAAATATGCGACGCTGCTATCGGAGGCAGCATCGTGATGTGTCCGCTCTGTGATAAAAAATGTCCTTTCTGGAAGCTCAACTCCACGTGTCTCTCGTCCTGG CAATCCCATCTGTTTGATAACGAGGGAACGGTGTTCTTTGCCATATTTATGGGGATTTGGG TGACTCTGTTTCTGGAGTTCTGGAAGCGGCGTCAGGCCCGGCTGGAGTACGAGTGGGACTTGGTGGATTTCGAAGAggcgcagcagcagcttcagatcCGGCCCGAGTTCGAGATCAGATGCACGACCAAGAGACTAAACAAGATCACTCAG GAAATGGAGCCCTATCTTCCCATCACCAGCAAGTGTGCTCGCTTCTGCCTTTCTGGAGCCACTGTTGTATTCTGG ATCTCTCTGATTGTGGCCTGTATCATCGGGGTCATTGCGTATAGACTGGCTGTATACGCTGCCTTTGCTAGTATCATCAAAGACCCCTTGAAGGACATCCAGGTGGTGGGCAGGTTTATCACTCCACAGCTGGCCACGTCTGTCACGGCTTCCTGTATCAACTTCGTCATCATCATGATCCTCAACTTCTTTTATGAGAGGGTGGCCATTTGGATCACTGATATGG AAATCCCAAAGACACACCTGGAGTATGAGAACAGGTTGACCATGAAGATGTTTCTCTTCCAGTTTGTCAACTACTATTCCTCGTGCTTCTACGTGGCCTTCTTTAAAGGAAAGTTTGTGGGTTACCCTGGCGACTACAAGTACATGTTTGGCAAGTGGAGCAAACTGAGAAATGAGGAG TGCGACCCTGGAGGCTGCCTGATCGAGCTGACCACACAGCTGGTGATCGTCATGGCAGGAAAACAGCTATGGGGAAACATCCAGGAAGCTCTGCTGCC GTTGATTCGCAACTGGTGGAGAAGCCGAAAGGGGCGGCACCATCCGGAAAACCAATACAGCCGCTGGGAGCAGGACCACGTCCTGCAGAACTTCAGCCAACTGGGCTTGTTCTACGAGTATCTGGAGATGG TCATCCAGTTTGGCTTCATCACGCTGTTCGTCGCCTCTTTCCCCTTGGCTCCCCTCCTGGCTCTGGCCAACAACATCCTGGAGATCAGGGTTGACTCCTGGAAGTTCACCACCCAGTTCAGACGACCGGTAGCCTCCAAGGCTCGGAACATCGGCGCGTGGCAGGAGATCCTTAACGCGGTGGCTATTTTGTCCGTTGTGACCAAT GCATTCATCATGGCCTTCACCTCAGACATGATTCCCCGCATGGTTTACCTGTACGCCTACAACCAGGGCTCCATGACGGGCTACGTCAACCACAGCCTGTCCATATACAACATCTCACAAATACCCGCGCGCAACATGCCGGAGGACAATTTGAACTTGTTCTACAACTCAACCACCACCTGCAG ATACCGTGACTACCGTTACCCTCCAGGACATGAGCGGGAGTACACTCACACCATGCAGTTCTGGCACATCCTGGCAGCCAAAATGGCCTTCATTATTATCATGGAA CACGTGGTCTTTGTGGTGAAGTTCTTTGTCGCGTGGCTGATCCCCGACATCCCGTCAGATGTGACGGCGCGGATCAAGCGAGAGCGCTACCTGATCCAAGAGGACCTACACAAATACGAGGTGGAGCGGCTCAAAATCCAGCTGAGCGCCAGCTTCGTTACGGAGCCGCCGTCGTCGGAGGCGTCCTTGTTGATGGAAAATCACGAGGTGTAG